One region of Flavobacterium sp. KACC 22763 genomic DNA includes:
- a CDS encoding DUF3037 domain-containing protein: MQDNHLYEYAVIRVVPRVEREEFLNIGIILFCKKAKFIKVLFHLNKEKIQALSADFDIEQLECNLTSLVKIANGAKDGGPIAEFEIPERFRWLTAIRSSAIQTSRPHPGLSQDLEKTIQRLFEELVL, translated from the coding sequence ATGCAAGATAATCACTTATACGAATATGCTGTGATTCGTGTTGTACCAAGGGTAGAGCGCGAAGAATTCCTGAATATCGGAATCATTTTGTTTTGCAAAAAAGCCAAATTTATAAAGGTTTTATTTCACTTAAATAAAGAAAAAATCCAAGCCCTTTCTGCCGATTTCGACATCGAACAATTAGAATGCAATCTGACTTCATTGGTAAAAATTGCCAACGGAGCAAAAGACGGAGGACCAATTGCTGAATTTGAAATTCCGGAGCGTTTTAGATGGTTAACCGCTATTAGAAGTTCGGCAATTCAAACCTCAAGACCTCATCCTGGGTTGAGTCAGGATTTGGAGAAAACGATTCAGCGTTTGTTTGAGGAGTTAGTTCTTTAA
- a CDS encoding pectate lyase family protein, whose product MNLKSTLSMFAAALIFGFTACNSEEIASNTEASIQPTNETAIDASATNPTAKIGNCAEVPGWASQNGGTTGGGSSAETTVTTYAQLKSAVENTAVKVIKVSGTITITARLSFQDQTGKTIYGASGAKLVSTDQTKDGSGIFNIKRCKNIIIRNLIFEGPGAYDTDGWDNAVLDECTNVWIDHCEFRDGVDGNFDIKNKSDYISVTYTKFHYLKPPKAGGSGGSDDHRYSNLIGSSDGATADRGKLRITFARCWWAPGCRERMPRVRFGQVHIVNSFFNSTVSNKCIAAGFEANIRVESNVFEGVKNPIELMTGFTAVTSTDNIFTSVTGTQAGSGTAFTPPYSILKLANTAVKADISANAGPTLGGNVCGSF is encoded by the coding sequence ATGAATTTAAAATCAACACTTTCAATGTTCGCCGCAGCATTGATTTTCGGATTTACTGCATGTAACTCCGAAGAAATTGCTTCAAACACAGAAGCAAGTATTCAACCAACAAACGAAACAGCGATTGATGCTTCTGCAACCAATCCGACTGCTAAAATCGGAAACTGTGCTGAGGTTCCGGGATGGGCTTCGCAAAACGGGGGCACAACCGGAGGAGGTTCTTCTGCTGAAACCACAGTTACCACTTACGCTCAACTGAAATCGGCTGTAGAAAACACCGCTGTAAAAGTGATTAAGGTTTCAGGAACTATTACTATTACCGCAAGATTGTCATTTCAGGATCAAACCGGAAAAACTATTTATGGCGCAAGCGGTGCAAAATTAGTTTCTACTGACCAAACTAAAGATGGTTCTGGAATTTTCAACATCAAGAGATGCAAAAACATCATCATCAGAAACTTAATTTTTGAAGGCCCTGGTGCTTACGACACTGACGGATGGGATAATGCTGTTCTAGACGAATGTACAAATGTTTGGATAGATCACTGCGAATTTAGAGATGGCGTTGACGGAAACTTCGACATCAAAAACAAATCAGATTATATTTCGGTTACGTACACTAAATTCCATTACCTAAAACCTCCAAAAGCGGGCGGTTCTGGAGGATCAGATGATCATAGATATTCAAATTTAATTGGTTCAAGCGATGGCGCAACTGCTGATCGCGGTAAACTAAGAATCACTTTTGCAAGATGCTGGTGGGCTCCAGGCTGTAGAGAAAGAATGCCTAGAGTTCGTTTTGGACAAGTGCATATTGTAAACAGTTTCTTTAACAGCACCGTGAGCAATAAATGTATTGCAGCAGGATTTGAAGCAAATATTCGCGTAGAAAGCAATGTTTTTGAAGGCGTAAAAAATCCAATCGAATTAATGACTGGTTTTACAGCGGTTACATCAACTGATAATATTTTTACGAGCGTAACAGGAACTCAAGCAGGAAGCGGAACTGCTTTTACTCCGCCATATTCTATTCTAAAATTGGCTAATACTGCGGTTAAAGCTGATATTTCTGCGAATGCAGGACCTACTTTGGGCGGTAATGTTTGTGGTTCTTTCTAA
- a CDS encoding Crp/Fnr family transcriptional regulator has product MYNLLRANIERKISLTDEEWDIIVSKAERIKLKKNQFLQVQNSNSSYEGFILKGSFKTYILNENGTETVIFFSFENEWICDLESFYHQKPTTYNIKAIEDSEIVVISKMQKAYLFAMIPKLIKFHVLMIERANVAIQQRLLDVLHKTSKQRYLDFKERYPQKVSSINNKNLSSYLGVSHEFLSKIKRTVS; this is encoded by the coding sequence ATGTACAACCTACTACGAGCAAACATTGAGCGAAAGATTTCGCTCACAGATGAAGAATGGGATATTATTGTCTCAAAAGCAGAACGCATTAAACTTAAAAAGAATCAATTCTTACAAGTCCAGAACTCAAACAGCAGTTACGAAGGATTTATTTTGAAAGGATCATTCAAAACCTACATTTTAAACGAAAACGGAACTGAAACTGTCATTTTCTTCTCATTCGAAAATGAATGGATTTGCGATTTGGAAAGTTTCTACCATCAGAAACCGACGACATACAATATTAAAGCCATAGAAGACAGCGAAATAGTAGTTATCAGTAAAATGCAAAAAGCGTATCTGTTTGCTATGATTCCCAAACTCATAAAGTTTCATGTCTTAATGATCGAACGGGCGAATGTTGCTATTCAGCAGCGGCTTTTAGATGTGCTACATAAAACCTCAAAACAGCGTTATCTCGATTTTAAAGAGCGTTATCCGCAAAAGGTAAGTTCTATAAATAATAAGAATCTGTCTTCATATTTGGGTGTTTCGCACGAGTTTCTTTCAAAGATAAAGAGAACAGTTTCTTAG
- a CDS encoding HutD family protein, whose amino-acid sequence MNIQLLSKKNTKPSIWSGGLTYEYMIYPKTAIYANRDFAFRISSATIEQTPSEFTKFKGYHRYLVMLDNDLDVEVNKEKKAYKKYEIMEFNSDDEVTSFTKGTDFNWMVSEKISHHKLEIANGNQNCNAEVVIVFSLYRAIITINEKPYHLEPYDVLVIENQEKENVRLHFSTECLFGILDF is encoded by the coding sequence ATGAACATACAGCTTCTCTCTAAAAAAAACACTAAACCCTCTATTTGGAGTGGCGGATTGACATATGAATATATGATTTATCCAAAAACCGCAATTTACGCCAATAGAGATTTCGCATTTAGAATAAGCAGTGCTACAATAGAACAAACACCTTCAGAATTCACCAAATTTAAAGGCTATCACCGATACTTGGTTATGCTTGATAACGACTTAGATGTTGAGGTAAACAAAGAAAAAAAAGCATACAAGAAGTATGAAATCATGGAATTTAATTCGGATGATGAAGTAACCTCTTTCACCAAAGGCACTGATTTTAATTGGATGGTTTCTGAAAAAATATCCCATCATAAACTGGAAATTGCAAATGGCAATCAGAATTGTAATGCTGAAGTGGTGATTGTATTTTCTTTATATAGAGCAATTATTACCATTAATGAAAAACCATACCATTTAGAACCTTATGATGTATTGGTTATTGAAAATCAAGAAAAGGAAAATGTAAGGCTTCATTTTTCTACTGAATGCCTTTTTGGAATATTGGATTTTTAA
- a CDS encoding GNAT family N-acetyltransferase, whose amino-acid sequence MITKAALQDIPALTTLINSAYRGETSKKGWTTEAHLLEGKRTDEQEMTEIFLDPKNTMLKFTANDKIIGSVLLVEKGHQLYLGMLTVSPELQNSGIGKKLLAEAENHAKSLGLSSIIMTVISVREELVAWYKRHGYVDTGKREAFPESEIHTTVSEVPLEFIYLEKVL is encoded by the coding sequence ATGATTACAAAAGCAGCATTACAAGACATTCCAGCATTAACAACCTTAATAAACTCAGCATATAGAGGCGAAACTTCTAAAAAAGGCTGGACAACCGAAGCGCATTTACTAGAAGGAAAAAGAACCGACGAACAGGAAATGACAGAAATCTTTCTTGATCCAAAAAATACAATGCTGAAATTTACAGCGAATGACAAGATTATTGGTTCGGTTTTATTGGTGGAAAAAGGGCATCAATTGTATCTTGGAATGCTAACCGTTTCGCCAGAACTTCAAAACAGCGGAATCGGTAAAAAACTTTTGGCTGAAGCCGAAAATCATGCAAAATCTCTAGGATTGTCAAGTATTATTATGACGGTTATTTCGGTACGTGAAGAGCTTGTGGCTTGGTACAAACGTCACGGTTATGTAGATACCGGAAAACGTGAAGCTTTCCCTGAGAGTGAAATTCATACGACAGTTTCTGAAGTTCCTTTGGAGTTTATTTATTTGGAGAAAGTGTTGTAG